A single region of the Arcobacter lacus genome encodes:
- a CDS encoding homoserine dehydrogenase yields MLKVGIIGVGTVGSSVANILIDNKNIITARAGKEIVPTIGVVSNLGKKRDVSIKLTTNADEILEDDSIDIVVELMGGIDKPYEIVKKALLKGKAVVTANKALLAYHRYELQELAGDIPFEFEAAVAGGIPIINALRDGLSANHIKSIQGIMNGTCNYMLTRMINDGVNYDEILKEAQELGYAEADPTFDVGGYDAAHKLLILGSIAYGIDVKPEEILIEGIENITKADIEFAKEFEYSIKLLGIAKKVGNEIELRVHPVLIPEDKMIAKVDGVMNGISVVGDKVGETMYYGAGAGGDATASAVVANIIDIARKGKGSPMLGFEKQPGEKITLMPKDNIKTKYYLRLEVADKSGTLAKVATIFGNNSISIENMMQKPLKDSKANLLLTTHTCVEKDILKAIKELENSGVVLTKPNMIRIED; encoded by the coding sequence ATGTTAAAAGTTGGAATTATTGGAGTTGGTACAGTTGGAAGTAGTGTTGCAAATATTTTAATTGATAATAAAAATATTATTACTGCACGTGCTGGTAAAGAGATTGTTCCAACTATTGGAGTAGTTTCAAACTTAGGCAAAAAAAGAGATGTTAGTATAAAATTAACTACAAATGCTGATGAAATTTTAGAAGATGATTCTATTGATATAGTTGTTGAATTAATGGGTGGAATTGATAAGCCTTATGAGATAGTTAAAAAAGCTTTATTAAAAGGAAAAGCAGTGGTTACTGCAAATAAAGCTTTATTGGCTTACCATAGATATGAACTTCAAGAACTTGCTGGCGATATTCCTTTTGAATTTGAAGCAGCAGTTGCAGGTGGAATACCAATAATAAATGCTTTGAGAGATGGATTAAGTGCAAATCATATTAAATCTATTCAAGGTATTATGAATGGAACTTGTAACTATATGCTTACACGAATGATAAATGATGGTGTAAACTATGATGAAATCCTAAAAGAAGCACAAGAATTAGGTTATGCAGAAGCTGATCCAACATTTGACGTTGGTGGATATGATGCTGCTCATAAACTTTTAATTTTAGGTTCAATTGCTTATGGAATAGATGTAAAACCTGAAGAAATATTAATCGAAGGAATTGAAAATATCACAAAAGCAGATATAGAATTTGCAAAAGAGTTTGAGTATTCTATAAAACTGTTAGGTATTGCAAAAAAAGTAGGAAATGAAATTGAATTAAGAGTTCATCCAGTTTTAATTCCTGAAGATAAAATGATAGCAAAAGTTGATGGTGTTATGAATGGAATCTCTGTTGTTGGAGATAAAGTTGGAGAAACTATGTATTATGGAGCAGGAGCAGGTGGTGATGCAACTGCTTCAGCTGTTGTTGCAAATATAATAGATATTGCTAGAAAAGGTAAAGGTTCTCCAATGCTTGGTTTTGAAAAACAACCAGGTGAAAAGATAACTTTAATGCCAAAAGATAATATCAAAACAAAATACTACTTAAGACTTGAAGTTGCAGACAAATCTGGAACTTTAGCAAAAGTTGCAACAATATTTGGAAATAATTCAATCTCTATTGAAAATATGATGCAAAAACCATTAAAAGATTCAAAAGCGAATCTTTTACTTACAACTCATACATGTGTAGAAAAAGATATTTTAAAAGCTATTAAAGAACTTGAAAATTCTGGAGTAGTTCTAACAAAACCTAATATGATAAGAATAGAAGATTGA
- a CDS encoding complement resistance protein TraT, producing MHKIKILSLSIVSATLLFTGCATTELQTNAKMTQSVFINPVKKELKTIFVRTQNTSGQSINLESSIISELMAKGYRIVDDPDAATYVLMMNVLYCDKKQENNVAGAALGAGALGAGVSAYNSHGATQPIAVGLGSALIGGLVGKALEDTIYQMQVDIVIREKAKGEVYTSSATVQGQSSVRDSNKAGFVNSFGGNVNNANASGQLNSNMATGTAQSYSTNYIEHKTMLFAEATKMNLTLQEATPILEKQISNQIIGLF from the coding sequence ATGCATAAAATAAAAATTTTAAGTTTAAGTATTGTATCTGCTACACTACTTTTTACAGGTTGTGCGACAACTGAATTACAAACAAATGCAAAAATGACACAAAGCGTATTTATTAATCCAGTAAAAAAAGAATTGAAAACGATTTTTGTAAGAACTCAAAATACAAGTGGACAAAGTATTAATCTAGAAAGTTCTATTATAAGTGAATTAATGGCAAAAGGATATAGAATAGTTGATGATCCAGATGCTGCAACTTATGTTTTAATGATGAATGTTTTATATTGTGATAAAAAGCAAGAAAATAATGTTGCTGGAGCTGCATTAGGAGCTGGAGCATTAGGAGCTGGAGTTTCAGCTTATAATAGTCATGGAGCGACACAACCAATAGCTGTTGGTTTAGGAAGTGCTTTGATAGGCGGATTAGTTGGGAAAGCTTTAGAAGATACTATTTATCAAATGCAGGTTGATATTGTAATTAGAGAAAAAGCAAAAGGTGAAGTTTATACTTCAAGCGCAACAGTTCAAGGACAATCATCTGTTAGAGATTCAAATAAAGCTGGATTTGTGAATAGTTTTGGAGGAAATGTAAATAATGCAAATGCCTCTGGACAATTGAATTCAAACATGGCAACAGGAACAGCTCAAAGTTATTCAACAAATTATATAGAGCACAAAACTATGTTATTTGCAGAAGCAACTAAAATGAATTTAACTTTACAAGAAGCAACTCCAATCCTAGAAAAACAGATCTCAAATCAAATAATAGGGTTATTTTAA